From Nicotiana tabacum cultivar K326 chromosome 22, ASM71507v2, whole genome shotgun sequence, one genomic window encodes:
- the LOC107820430 gene encoding S-adenosylmethionine decarboxylase proenzyme 4-like: MAASGFEGFEKRLELHFSGDDPVIGMGGLRQVDFYSLEEVLHAVQCTVVSAVGNQYFDSYVLSESSLFVYPTKIIIKTCGTTQLLKSVRPFIHYACEIGLIVTECRYTRGNYIFPKAQPYPHTNFKEEIIYLQDQLPNHLCYRKASVMPSKFTSHSWHVFSASCDKCYSLPISNDLYSVEICMTDLDRVLARKFFKHPDTTGKQMTEITGIGDINSNALICDFAFDPCGYSMNGIDGDRYSTIHVTPEDGFSYASFECVGSIYDDRDDIVKVLKKVVQVFRPGTMSVSITCTSSSEIWSRIFKAVEPLGMKRRSCTVDEFPAAGTVVFQTFTSTRK; encoded by the coding sequence ATGGCTGCTTCTGGTTTTGAAGGATTTGAGAAGAGGCTGGAGCTACACTTCTCCGGCGATGATCCGGTGATCGGAATGGGTGGTCTCCGGCAGGTTGACTTTTATTCCTTAGAGGAAGTATTACATGCTGTGCAGTGCACCGTAGTATCAGCTGTTGGTAACCAATATTTTGATTCTTACGTACTATCAGAATCAAGCCTTTTCGTCTACCCCACAAAAATAATCATCAAAACATGTGGGACCACTCAGTTGTTAAAATCTGTCCGTCCATTTATCCACTATGCATGCGAAATTGGGCTTATTGTAACAGAGTGTAGGTACACTAGAGGAAATTACATTTTCCCAAAAGCACAACCTTACCCTCATACAAATTTCAAAGAAGAAATTATTTACTTACAAGACCAATTACCTAATCATCTTTGCTACAGAAAAGCTTCTGTTATGCCTTCAAAATTCACTTCACATTCTTGGCATGTATTTTCTGCTAGTTGTGACAAGTGTTACTCACTTCCCATTTCGAACGATTTGTACTCGGTGGAAATTTGCATGACGGATCTTGACCGGGTACTTGCCCGGAAGTTCTTTAAACATCCGGATACTACCGGAAAACAGATGACGGAGATAACCGGAATCGGAgatattaactcaaatgcattgATTTGTGACTTTGCATTTGATCCTTGTGGATATTCCATGAATGGTATTGACGGAGATCGTTACTCTACAATTCATGTAACGCCAGAAGATGGTTTTAGTTACGCGAGTTTTGAGTGTGTGGGGTCCATTTACGATGATCGTGATGACATTGTTAAGGTTTTGAAGAAGGTGGTTCAGGTTTTCCGACCAGGGACGATGTCCGTGTCGATCACGTGTACGAGCAGCAGTGAGATTTGGAGCAGAATTTTTAAAGCCGTAGAGCCTCTTGGGATGAAACGCCGGAGTTGCACGGTTGATGAATTCCCTGCTGCAGGAACTGTGGTGTTTCAAACTTTTACGTCCACCAGGAAATAG